A section of the Candidatus Hydrogenedentota bacterium genome encodes:
- the tolB gene encoding Tol-Pal system beta propeller repeat protein TolB: MLKTKRNLLAALACALVTAGLGAAAQQPVLVDITKGVDARISIAVPPFATQDPGLGAAAEEMAKVVADDLTFSGVFAVLPRDLYPVAFTGFTADLKSVDFAGWRATRAENLIYGLVFQEGGQIVGQFRLFDLISNNQVYGQEVRVDAKNHRLAAHRFSEEVIRYLDGVAGMGTSEIVYTGVSGTTKEIYVADYDGANARKLTDHGSISIKPKVSPDGNLVAYLSYKDRYSFLYIFDRRTGKSTPLSKEVGLNSAPAWSPDGTRLAITLSKDGNTEIYLRNPDGSNPVRLTKNREGDTSPVFSPDGSKIAFVSDRGGRPQIYVMDSNGNNQTRLSFHGGNAFDPAWSPDGKRIAFVSEIKGEGLEIYVMNADGSNPTKLTDSQGINESPSWSPDSRHVIFSSNRSGKELYAVNVKTGEEIRISRVGMPAEGPSWGPRRR, from the coding sequence ATGCTGAAAACAAAGCGGAACCTTCTTGCGGCGCTTGCCTGCGCGCTGGTGACGGCCGGCCTGGGCGCCGCCGCCCAGCAGCCCGTGCTGGTGGACATCACCAAGGGCGTGGACGCGCGGATTTCCATCGCCGTGCCGCCCTTCGCCACCCAGGACCCCGGCCTGGGCGCCGCGGCCGAGGAGATGGCCAAGGTCGTCGCGGACGACCTCACCTTCTCCGGGGTCTTCGCCGTGCTGCCACGCGACCTCTACCCCGTGGCGTTCACCGGGTTCACCGCGGACTTGAAGAGCGTTGACTTCGCGGGCTGGCGCGCCACCCGCGCCGAGAACCTCATCTACGGGCTGGTCTTCCAGGAGGGCGGCCAGATCGTCGGACAGTTCCGGCTCTTCGATTTGATCTCCAACAACCAGGTCTACGGCCAGGAGGTGCGCGTGGACGCCAAGAACCACCGCCTCGCCGCGCACCGCTTCTCCGAGGAGGTCATCCGCTACCTGGACGGCGTGGCGGGCATGGGCACCTCGGAAATCGTCTACACCGGCGTGTCGGGCACCACCAAGGAAATCTACGTGGCCGACTACGACGGCGCGAACGCGCGCAAGCTGACGGACCACGGCTCCATCTCCATCAAGCCGAAAGTCTCCCCCGACGGCAACCTCGTCGCCTATCTCTCCTACAAGGACCGCTACTCGTTCCTGTACATTTTTGACCGGCGCACGGGCAAGTCCACGCCCCTCTCCAAGGAGGTGGGCCTCAACTCCGCCCCGGCCTGGTCACCCGACGGGACCAGGCTCGCCATAACCCTGAGCAAGGACGGCAACACCGAAATATACCTGCGCAACCCCGACGGCTCGAACCCGGTGCGCCTCACCAAAAACAGGGAGGGGGACACCTCGCCCGTCTTCTCGCCGGACGGCAGCAAGATCGCCTTCGTCAGTGACCGGGGCGGACGACCGCAGATTTATGTCATGGACAGCAACGGAAACAACCAGACCCGCCTCTCTTTCCACGGCGGCAACGCCTTCGACCCGGCATGGTCCCCCGACGGGAAAAGGATAGCGTTCGTCTCCGAGATCAAGGGCGAGGGCCTCGAAATATACGTCATGAACGCCGACGGCTCGAACCCCACCAAGCTTACCGATTCGCAGGGCATCAACGAGTCGCCGAGCTGGAGCCCCGACTCACGGCATGTGATCTTTTCCTCCAACCGTTCCGGCAAGGAACTGTATGCGGTTAATGTTAAAACCGGGGAGGAAATCCGCATTTCCCGCGTGGGCATGCCCGCCGAGGGTCCTTCCTGGGGTCCGCGCAGACGCTAA
- a CDS encoding TonB C-terminal domain-containing protein: MSAALHVLLAVVGYQFYRWKTLPEPVQVFSVQLIDAEPGPVVEPTPPPPAPEPEPEPEPEPPKPEPPPPPPKPEPKPEPKPEPKPEPKPEPPKPKPEPKPKPEPKPEPKSKKPPKLEPSTPKEPVVPLKPTSPPAAIEGPVAIVGDVPNELAQWVGLFQRAVYREWMLPGGIPLDDPQYVPEVYITVSRDGRILDGPMVSKKTPSNDFDNSCVNAILNATIPPFSDAAKVSEVTLVVRFQPLARAASGP, from the coding sequence TTGTCCGCGGCCTTGCATGTTCTGCTGGCGGTGGTCGGGTACCAGTTTTACCGCTGGAAAACGCTCCCGGAACCGGTACAAGTCTTTTCCGTGCAGTTGATTGACGCCGAACCGGGGCCGGTGGTCGAGCCCACACCGCCGCCGCCGGCACCGGAGCCTGAGCCTGAACCGGAACCGGAGCCGCCCAAGCCGGAGCCACCGCCTCCGCCGCCCAAGCCCGAACCCAAACCGGAGCCGAAGCCCGAGCCAAAGCCGGAACCCAAACCGGAGCCGCCCAAGCCAAAGCCGGAACCAAAGCCCAAACCCGAGCCGAAGCCGGAGCCAAAGTCCAAAAAACCGCCCAAGCTGGAACCCTCGACACCGAAGGAGCCCGTGGTTCCGCTGAAACCCACCAGTCCGCCCGCCGCAATTGAGGGGCCGGTGGCGATTGTCGGCGACGTGCCCAACGAACTGGCCCAGTGGGTCGGGCTGTTCCAGCGGGCGGTGTACCGCGAATGGATGCTGCCCGGCGGCATACCCCTGGACGACCCGCAATATGTGCCGGAGGTGTATATTACGGTCAGCCGGGATGGACGGATTCTCGACGGACCCATGGTGTCCAAAAAGACGCCCAGCAACGACTTTGACAACTCTTGTGTGAACGCCATTCTGAACGCCACCATCCCGCCCTTTTCCGATGCGGCGAAGGTGAGCGAGGTGACCCTGGTGGTGCGTTTCCAGCCGCTGGCCCGCGCCGCCTCCGGACCATAA